The following coding sequences lie in one Paracidovorax avenae genomic window:
- a CDS encoding O-antigen ligase family protein — MTLAAFSSLLGPGPWPRRLTTLAAFLVPALALTLPSGYSYGAVLLLLGALATLPRWVRMRPDRGTLALVAVTFAMGLLWCVMSDPRETMGQWDRPVKFMLGAVCGLFIASQPPRPRPLFWGLLVGCIGAGLVALWQVHVQGALRASGFPTGRTNAIQWGNLALLLGSMLALQLIVLWRQLPRAVAWLAVVAALGALNASVLSQSRGGWLALLLALPIGLWLLHRLHPGRITAITAVLVTALAVLTAMNWDVMEKRWERMQEEVTQYDTHGEADNSVGQRLEHWRFAWNVGMERPWTGWGMAGYMQEKATRVAAKQYEPSILEYIYVHNELLDVFVKTGVGGVVLLLCFYGVPLALFWPSRRRMAVVASEPEPVRAQVLALRLSGVCIPLLYAGFGLTQVFFAHNSGIMFYIFMNMVTWAVLLGMRAPVAGARA; from the coding sequence ATGACTCTCGCTGCCTTTTCCTCCCTGCTGGGGCCCGGCCCCTGGCCGCGCCGCCTCACGACGCTGGCCGCCTTCCTGGTGCCGGCCCTGGCGCTCACGCTGCCTTCCGGTTATTCATACGGGGCCGTGCTGCTCCTGCTCGGGGCCCTGGCCACGCTGCCCCGCTGGGTGCGCATGCGCCCCGACCGGGGGACCCTGGCCCTCGTCGCGGTGACCTTCGCGATGGGGCTGCTGTGGTGCGTGATGTCCGATCCGCGCGAAACCATGGGCCAGTGGGACCGTCCCGTCAAGTTCATGCTGGGCGCCGTCTGCGGGCTGTTCATCGCCTCGCAGCCGCCCAGGCCGCGCCCGCTGTTCTGGGGGCTGCTGGTGGGCTGTATCGGCGCGGGGCTGGTGGCGCTGTGGCAGGTGCATGTGCAGGGCGCGCTGCGGGCTTCCGGGTTCCCGACAGGCCGCACGAACGCCATCCAGTGGGGCAACCTGGCGTTGCTGCTGGGTTCGATGCTGGCCCTGCAGCTGATCGTGCTGTGGCGCCAGCTTCCGCGCGCCGTGGCATGGCTGGCGGTCGTGGCCGCGCTCGGGGCCCTCAATGCCTCGGTGCTGTCGCAGTCGCGCGGAGGCTGGCTGGCGCTGCTGCTGGCGCTGCCCATCGGCCTGTGGCTGCTGCATCGTCTGCATCCGGGACGGATCACCGCGATCACCGCCGTGCTGGTCACCGCGCTGGCCGTGCTCACGGCCATGAACTGGGACGTGATGGAAAAGCGCTGGGAGCGGATGCAGGAAGAGGTGACGCAGTACGACACCCACGGCGAGGCCGACAACTCCGTCGGCCAGCGGCTGGAGCATTGGCGCTTCGCCTGGAACGTGGGCATGGAGCGGCCCTGGACCGGCTGGGGCATGGCGGGCTACATGCAGGAAAAGGCCACGCGGGTGGCGGCGAAGCAATACGAGCCTTCCATCCTGGAATACATCTACGTCCACAATGAACTGCTGGACGTCTTCGTCAAGACCGGCGTCGGGGGCGTGGTCCTCCTGCTGTGCTTCTACGGCGTGCCGCTCGCGCTCTTCTGGCCCAGCCGCCGCCGCATGGCGGTGGTGGCCTCCGAGCCCGAGCCGGTGCGTGCCCAGGTGCTGGCGCTGCGGCTGTCGGGGGTGTGCATCCCGTTGCTCTATGCGGGCTTCGGGCTCACACAGGTATTTTTCGCGCACAACAGCGGCATCATGTTCTACATCTTCATGAACATGGTGACCTGGGCCGTCTTGCTGGGCATGCGCGCGCCGGTGGCGGGCGCCAGGGCATGA